The following proteins come from a genomic window of Bos mutus isolate GX-2022 chromosome 28, NWIPB_WYAK_1.1, whole genome shotgun sequence:
- the LRRC18 gene encoding leucine-rich repeat-containing protein 18, with product MAKGAKGPKGKKITLAVAKNCIKITFDGKKRLDLSKMGITTFPKCILRLTDVDELDLSRNLIKKIPDAISKFQNLRWLDLHSNYIDKLPETIGQMTSLLYLNVSNNRLTTNGLPVELNQLKNIRTVNLGLNHLDSVPTTLGALKELHEVGLHDNLLSNIPNSISKLPKLKKLNTKRNPFPKAESSDMFMDSIRRLDNLHLVEEKDLCGTCLKKCQQARDKLNKIKSMATAIPRKAIFSTLVSPNSMAKESQEDWR from the coding sequence ATGGCCAAGGGAGCAAAAGGCCCCAAGGGCAAGAAGATCACCCTCGCTGTGGCCAAGAATTGTATCAAGATCACATTTGATGGAAAGAAACGCCTTGACTTGAGCAAGATGGGAATTACCACCTTTCCCAAGTGTATTTTGCGACTCACTGATGTGGATGAGCTCGACCTTAGCCGGAATTTGATCAAGAAGATTCCCGATGCCATCTCCAAGTTCCAGAACCTGCGGTGGCTGGACTTGCACAGCAACTACATCGACAAGCTCCCCGAGACCATCGGCCAGATGACTTCTCTGCTCTACCTCAATGTCAGCAACAACAGGCTGACCACCAATGGGCTGCCTGTAGAGCTCAATCAACTCAAGAATATCCGCACTGTGAATTTAGGCCTGAACCATCTGGACAGCGTGCCCACCACACTGGGTGCTCTGAAGGAGCTCCATGAGGTGGGGCTCCATGACAACCTGCTGAGCAACATTCCCAACAGCATCTCCAAGCTCCCCAAGCTGAAAAAGCTCAACACAAAGCGAAATCCCTTTCCCAAGGCAGAGTCATCGGATATGTTCATGGATTCCATCAGAAGGCTGGACAACCTACATCTGGTGGAAGAGAAGGATCTGTGTGGGACTTGCCTGAAAAAATGCCAACAGGCCCGGGACAAGCTGAACAAAATCAAGAGCATGGCCACGGCGATACCAAGAAAGGCCATATTTTCCACTTTGGTCTCACCCAACTCCATGGCCAAGGAATCCCAGGAAGATTGGAGGTGA